Proteins from a genomic interval of Rattus norvegicus strain BN/NHsdMcwi chromosome 2, GRCr8, whole genome shotgun sequence:
- the LOC120100997 gene encoding LOW QUALITY PROTEIN: protein crumbs homolog 3-like (The sequence of the model RefSeq protein was modified relative to this genomic sequence to represent the inferred CDS: inserted 2 bases in 1 codon; substituted 1 base at 1 genomic stop codon), with product MVALTDQCILARKLVRIPKKEIHSNSSPKLIETPGRGLLLVFDLLILPSAWSLPTLEPFTNRTPQPPGDRSNAGLSSEAIVAITMVFSTLGVLLIAVELFLLRXKVLESXAKRGHLGPSSEEQFSYKATEAQVPQGSPEPVWGCLPYSSSPPFLSSIFPSLLCDFVGRNKNAEEPQ from the exons atggttgcACTCACTGATCAGTGCATATTAGCGCGAAAGCTTGTTCGAATACCTAAGAAAGAAATTCACAG CAACTCATCACCCAAGCTCATAGAGACTCCAGGCCGGGGGCTGCTCTTGGTATTTGACTTGCTGATTCTGCCCTCTGCCTGGAGCCTACCAACACTGGAGCCTTTCACAAATCGCACACCTCAACCCCCAGGAGACAGGTCCAATGCGGGTCTGTCTTCAGAGGCTATTGTAGCCATCACAATGGTCTTTTCCACTCTGGGAGTCCTTCTCATAGCAGTGGAGCTGTTCCTGCTAAGGTGAAAAGTTCTAGAAAG TGCAAAGAGAGGGCACCTAGGGCCCAGCAGCGAGGAGCAGTTTTCCTACAAAGCTACTGAAGCCCAGGTCCCCCAGGGCTCCCCTGAGCCAGTGTGGGGCTGCCTGCCCTATagctcctcccctcctttcctgtcATCAATCTTCCCTTCTTTACTATGTGATTTTGTGGGAAG